From Thermoflavifilum aggregans, a single genomic window includes:
- a CDS encoding MFS transporter yields the protein MQQPVEINPWQRTTAAESAVQPISARLRWLMAVGCGASVANIYYCQPLLGAFSRYFHVSEAAAGNINILTQIGYGLGMLFILPLGDKISRRRLILALFMLSACVLGITGLSTRLWMLDVCSVGIGLLSVSCHVLIPYGAHLSSDAQRGRTIGALLGGLLVGILVSRTLSGWIAQYLGWRWVYETAALLMLGICLLLWLQLPDEQPAFRGSYIRLLRSVWELWRQHAVVRQSAWIGATLFGAISAFWATMAFFLEAPPYQYPLSWIGMFGLVGAGGAMAAPLVGRITDRKSPLLTIQVGILLVISGYLILFFASLHIALVVIGVILLDVGLQAAHVSNQARNYAILPHARTRLNTIYMTAFFGGGTLGSVAGNMMWNHFRWTGVCMAGLVMAMLSWLAIVSFRKQKIAYT from the coding sequence ATGCAACAACCTGTTGAAATAAATCCATGGCAGCGCACTACAGCGGCAGAATCCGCCGTTCAACCCATATCTGCACGCCTGCGCTGGTTAATGGCTGTTGGCTGTGGCGCATCCGTGGCCAATATTTACTATTGCCAGCCTTTATTAGGCGCATTCAGTCGTTATTTCCATGTATCAGAAGCTGCGGCCGGAAACATCAACATACTCACCCAGATTGGGTATGGATTGGGCATGTTGTTCATTTTGCCGTTGGGTGATAAAATTTCCAGACGCAGGCTGATTCTGGCTTTGTTTATGTTGTCTGCGTGTGTACTGGGAATTACAGGCCTTTCGACCCGTTTGTGGATGCTGGATGTATGCAGTGTGGGCATAGGATTATTGAGTGTATCATGCCATGTACTGATTCCTTACGGGGCGCACCTTTCATCTGATGCACAACGTGGCAGAACCATCGGAGCCTTGCTGGGCGGACTGCTGGTGGGTATCCTGGTGTCGCGTACCTTAAGCGGATGGATTGCACAGTATCTGGGCTGGAGATGGGTATATGAAACAGCGGCTTTGCTGATGCTGGGTATTTGTCTGTTGTTATGGCTGCAGTTACCCGATGAACAGCCCGCTTTTCGGGGAAGTTACATCCGCCTGCTGAGATCTGTATGGGAGCTTTGGAGACAGCATGCAGTGGTGCGGCAAAGTGCATGGATAGGAGCCACACTGTTTGGTGCCATATCTGCTTTCTGGGCTACCATGGCCTTTTTTCTGGAAGCTCCGCCTTATCAGTATCCGTTATCATGGATAGGCATGTTTGGCCTGGTAGGGGCAGGAGGGGCTATGGCGGCACCTTTGGTAGGCAGAATTACGGATCGCAAAAGTCCGCTGCTAACCATTCAGGTGGGTATCCTGCTGGTGATATCCGGTTATCTGATCTTGTTTTTTGCCAGCTTGCATATTGCGTTGGTGGTCATTGGCGTTATTCTGCTGGATGTGGGGTTGCAGGCTGCCCATGTGTCCAATCAGGCACGCAATTATGCTATATTGCCACACGCCCGTACAAGGCTGAATACCATTTATATGACGGCATTCTTTGGCGGTGGCACACTGGGTTCTGTTGCAGGCAATATGATGTGGAATCATTTCCGGTGGACGGGGGTATGCATGGCCGGGCTGGTGATGGCTATGCTCAGCTGGTTGGCTATTGTATCATTCCGCAAACAAAAAATAGCGTACACATAA
- a CDS encoding AIR synthase related protein, translating into MPVPLVREYFTGLPCHLRASCRFVFQLHVSVKDSLYQRRGVSASKEEVHAAIAKLDQGLYPHAFCRVFPDYLAQDPEWTCLSHADGAGTKSLLAYLYWRETGNMEVWNAIAQDALVMNLDDLLCVGAYRHFVYTSTIGRNKRWIPAEVLKALIEGTVACIDQLRTYGVDIHYVGGETADVGDLVRTLVVDGNMTVRWPKTRLVTNDRIREGDVIVGLASFGQTIYEQTYNSGIGSNGLTLARHELLHKSYLHDYPEACDLQLDAELQYTGPYRLSDKVSDDAYTLGDWLLSPTRTYAPFLKSLLEEHLDWIHGLIHCTGGGQTKLMRFLPEGLAAIKDRLFPLPPLFRLIRQVSSASWEELFQVFNMGHRMEIITPEAHAEEIIRLAQTFHIEALVTGRIVKAEAGKPHLQIIHPDAGTFAYTLSGNGN; encoded by the coding sequence ATGCCGGTGCCGCTCGTCCGTGAGTATTTTACAGGCTTACCCTGTCATTTGCGGGCTTCTTGTAGATTTGTGTTTCAATTGCATGTATCAGTGAAAGATTCGCTTTACCAACGCCGCGGCGTATCCGCATCCAAGGAAGAAGTGCATGCCGCTATTGCAAAGCTCGATCAGGGATTATATCCGCATGCTTTCTGTCGCGTATTTCCCGACTATTTAGCCCAGGATCCTGAATGGACGTGCCTTTCACATGCCGATGGTGCGGGTACAAAATCGCTGCTGGCTTATCTGTACTGGCGGGAAACAGGCAATATGGAGGTTTGGAATGCCATTGCACAGGATGCATTGGTGATGAATCTCGACGATCTGCTGTGTGTAGGTGCTTACAGGCATTTTGTCTATACCTCAACTATTGGCAGAAACAAAAGATGGATCCCCGCTGAAGTACTGAAAGCCCTGATAGAAGGTACTGTGGCTTGTATAGATCAGTTGCGTACGTATGGCGTGGATATTCATTATGTAGGCGGTGAAACAGCCGATGTGGGTGATCTGGTGCGTACCCTTGTGGTGGATGGCAATATGACGGTGCGTTGGCCTAAAACCAGGCTGGTTACCAATGATCGGATCCGCGAAGGAGATGTGATTGTGGGCCTGGCATCTTTTGGTCAAACCATTTATGAACAAACCTACAACAGCGGTATCGGCAGCAATGGGCTTACGCTTGCCCGGCATGAACTGCTCCACAAAAGTTATTTGCACGACTATCCGGAAGCCTGTGATCTGCAACTGGATGCCGAATTACAATATACCGGCCCATACCGGCTGTCAGACAAGGTTTCGGATGATGCATATACCTTAGGCGATTGGCTGTTGTCGCCCACTCGAACCTATGCACCGTTTCTTAAATCCCTGCTGGAAGAACATCTGGATTGGATTCACGGGTTGATACATTGCACCGGCGGCGGACAAACCAAGCTGATGCGTTTTTTGCCAGAGGGCCTGGCAGCTATTAAAGATCGGTTGTTTCCGCTTCCTCCGCTATTCCGGTTGATCCGGCAGGTATCTTCCGCCAGCTGGGAAGAGCTGTTTCAGGTATTCAACATGGGTCATCGCATGGAAATCATTACTCCCGAAGCACATGCTGAAGAAATCATTCGTTTGGCACAAACCTTTCACATCGAGGCCCTTGTGACTGGGCGCATTGTGAAAGCTGAAGCAGGGAAACCCCATTTGCAGATTATCCATCCGGATGCGGGTACCTTTGCTTACACGCTATCGGGAAATGGGAATTAG
- a CDS encoding cell division ATP-binding protein FtsE produces the protein MHMIMEEDVIVSLQHAQICHGKAVILSDVNITIRKGEFVYLVGKTGTGKTSLLKTLYGDLPLCGGEGMVAGFDLKKLTWKNVPYLRRNLGIVFQDFQLLTDRNVHDNLRFVLKATGWKDQKLMEEKILDVLDKVGLKTKGYKMPYELSGGEQQRVDIARALLNSPKLILADEPTGNLDPETSDGIMQLLFQISRDYHTTVIMATHDYLVLQKFPSRVLRTELGRVSDMADIRLS, from the coding sequence ATGCACATGATTATGGAAGAAGATGTGATTGTTTCATTGCAGCACGCGCAAATCTGCCATGGCAAAGCCGTGATTCTGAGCGATGTGAATATTACCATCCGCAAAGGCGAATTTGTTTATCTGGTGGGTAAAACAGGCACAGGCAAAACCAGCCTGCTCAAGACCTTATATGGCGATTTGCCTCTTTGCGGTGGAGAAGGTATGGTGGCAGGTTTTGACCTGAAAAAATTAACCTGGAAAAATGTGCCCTATCTGCGACGCAATCTGGGTATCGTATTTCAGGATTTTCAGTTGTTAACCGACCGAAATGTGCATGATAATCTTCGTTTTGTGTTAAAAGCTACAGGCTGGAAGGATCAAAAGCTCATGGAAGAAAAAATTCTCGATGTGCTGGATAAGGTGGGACTAAAAACGAAAGGCTACAAGATGCCCTATGAGCTTTCGGGAGGCGAGCAGCAAAGGGTGGATATTGCAAGAGCATTGCTGAACTCGCCCAAGCTGATTCTTGCCGATGAGCCGACGGGAAACCTGGATCCCGAAACCTCAGACGGCATTATGCAATTGCTGTTTCAGATTTCACGGGATTACCATACTACGGTGATTATGGCCACACATGATTATCTGGTTTTACAGAAATTTCCATCCCGTGTGTTGCGTACGGAACTGGGCAGGGTGAGCGATATGGCTGATATCCGGTTATCCTGA
- a CDS encoding MotA/TolQ/ExbB proton channel family protein, with protein MSGILLQIQSQATDSLLRIADSLNHLANTPPAQQSISLFDLLKKGGVLMIPLGILSLIAIFFFIERYVVIRKAGRIESNFMNMIRDHIMNGNVTAARTLAKNTDNPAARMIEKGIQRIGKPIDNIERSMENVGKLEIYKLEKNMIILSMVAAVAPMFGFLGTIAGMIQTFFNISVTSDITLGTIAGGIYVKMITSATGLIIGIFAYMGYSYLNAQIDKVINKMEAAAAEFIDILQEPTR; from the coding sequence ATGTCGGGCATTTTGTTGCAAATCCAGTCACAGGCTACAGATTCCCTGCTTCGGATAGCCGATTCCCTGAATCATCTGGCCAATACGCCACCGGCGCAGCAATCCATCAGTTTGTTTGATTTACTGAAGAAAGGCGGGGTGTTGATGATTCCGCTTGGCATTCTTTCGCTGATTGCCATTTTCTTTTTTATTGAACGATATGTTGTCATCCGCAAAGCAGGGCGCATTGAAAGTAATTTCATGAATATGATCCGCGATCATATCATGAATGGCAATGTAACGGCTGCCCGCACACTGGCAAAAAACACCGATAATCCGGCAGCCCGCATGATTGAAAAAGGCATTCAGCGCATTGGCAAGCCCATTGACAATATTGAACGCTCCATGGAAAATGTGGGCAAGCTGGAAATTTACAAGCTTGAAAAAAATATGATTATCCTTTCCATGGTAGCAGCTGTTGCTCCGATGTTTGGCTTTCTAGGAACCATTGCCGGGATGATTCAAACATTTTTCAATATTTCAGTAACGTCTGATATTACGTTGGGAACCATTGCTGGTGGTATTTATGTGAAGATGATTACCTCTGCTACGGGTTTGATTATTGGTATATTTGCCTACATGGGATACAGTTACCTAAATGCACAGATAGACAAGGTGATCAACAAAATGGAGGCTGCGGCAGCAGAATTTATTGATATTTTGCAGGAACCAACACGTTGA
- a CDS encoding ExbD/TolR family protein, whose amino-acid sequence MDLRKRRREEAKVESSALNDILFIFLLFFLIVSTLANPNVIKLSLPRAESNTKAKQTVVVSIDAQQRYYVGTTQVPFDQLAQVLAPKLAGEQVDATIVINADKTVPIDDVVKVMEIARQLHAKVVLATAHPDAGAARP is encoded by the coding sequence ATGGATCTGCGCAAAAGACGACGGGAAGAGGCCAAGGTAGAAAGTTCTGCCCTGAATGATATTTTGTTTATTTTCCTGTTGTTCTTTCTGATTGTATCCACCCTTGCCAATCCAAACGTCATCAAGCTTTCCCTGCCACGGGCCGAAAGCAACACCAAAGCCAAACAAACAGTGGTAGTGAGCATTGATGCCCAGCAACGGTATTATGTGGGCACCACACAGGTACCCTTTGATCAGTTGGCCCAGGTACTGGCTCCCAAGCTGGCCGGTGAACAGGTAGACGCCACCATTGTGATCAATGCCGATAAAACCGTTCCTATTGATGATGTGGTAAAGGTGATGGAAATTGCCCGTCAGCTGCATGCCAAAGTAGTATTGGCTACAGCCCACCCGGATGCCGGTGCCGCTCGTCCGTGA
- a CDS encoding 5' nucleotidase, NT5C type — MKKLTLIVDMDEVMADPITKLRTWYARDFNKKYTDAEIAGKHLADVVPPGHALILYQYLNTPGFFRDLAVMQDAVEVMKCLNEKYDLFVVSAAMEFPNSLKDKYEWLQEHFPFLQWQQICLCGSKHIISADIMIDDHSRNFHAGIKRKILFTSHHNIYEPAEERVNNWQEVAQLLLK, encoded by the coding sequence ATGAAAAAACTTACCCTGATTGTGGATATGGATGAAGTGATGGCCGATCCCATCACCAAACTCAGAACCTGGTATGCAAGAGATTTCAATAAGAAATATACGGATGCAGAAATAGCCGGCAAACACCTGGCAGACGTGGTTCCACCCGGACATGCCCTCATCCTGTATCAGTATTTGAATACACCGGGATTTTTCCGTGATCTTGCTGTGATGCAGGATGCGGTGGAAGTCATGAAATGCCTGAATGAAAAATATGATTTGTTTGTGGTTTCGGCGGCGATGGAATTTCCTAACTCGTTAAAAGATAAATATGAATGGCTGCAGGAACATTTTCCTTTTCTGCAATGGCAGCAGATTTGTCTTTGTGGCAGCAAACATATCATCAGTGCCGATATCATGATTGATGATCATAGCCGGAATTTTCATGCAGGTATCAAAAGAAAAATCCTGTTTACCAGTCATCACAACATATATGAGCCTGCCGAAGAACGGGTAAACAACTGGCAGGAGGTAGCCCAATTGTTGCTGAAATAA
- a CDS encoding SusD/RagB family nutrient-binding outer membrane lipoprotein, with amino-acid sequence MKKILIVTILAAGVLGACTKNMSELNNNPKVPENVPGEGLFSNAQKAFTDIMTTPNVNQNIFELIVQFWAETTYPQESQYDLGERNIPQNWWTILYRDVIKDYDQSKVLIRQELATGTSEQKVKANKLAIAEICEVYAFSVVLNTFGNIPYTEALDPNNTTPKFDDAKTVYYALLDSLDAAIAQLDPNYESFGDNDLVYGGDVSKWIKFANSLKLDLGLLIADSDPTKAKSVVEAAAPNVFQSNADNAVFQYLTSPPNVNPIWTNLVQSNRNDFVPAKTLVDTMNFLNDPRRPFYFTLDPNGQYSGGIPGNGNTYANFSHTSDMTKAPDFPSLWLDYAQVEFDLAEAVERGFNVGGTAQLHYNNAITASIKYWGGSDADVAAYLAQQSVNYLTAPGDWKHKIGIQSWIAFYLRGWQAWTQWRKLDYPALKKANNALTDIPVRYTYPINEQTLNKTNYDAASQAIGGDAVTTKLFWDKY; translated from the coding sequence ATGAAAAAGATATTAATTGTAACCATACTTGCAGCCGGCGTTTTGGGAGCATGTACCAAAAACATGTCGGAACTAAACAATAATCCAAAGGTTCCGGAAAACGTACCCGGAGAAGGATTATTTTCCAATGCCCAGAAGGCCTTCACTGATATCATGACTACGCCCAATGTAAATCAGAATATTTTTGAACTCATCGTACAATTCTGGGCAGAAACCACTTATCCTCAGGAAAGTCAGTATGACTTGGGAGAGAGAAATATTCCGCAAAACTGGTGGACCATATTGTATCGGGATGTGATTAAAGACTATGATCAATCAAAAGTTTTAATTCGTCAGGAACTGGCTACGGGTACCAGTGAACAAAAGGTAAAAGCCAATAAGCTGGCTATTGCAGAAATTTGTGAAGTTTATGCTTTCTCTGTAGTATTGAATACGTTTGGCAATATTCCATATACGGAAGCATTGGATCCGAATAACACCACGCCAAAATTTGATGATGCCAAAACTGTTTACTATGCATTGCTTGACAGCCTGGATGCAGCAATAGCTCAACTGGATCCCAATTATGAAAGCTTTGGTGATAATGATCTGGTTTATGGAGGTGATGTATCCAAGTGGATTAAATTTGCAAATTCATTGAAGCTCGATCTGGGTCTGCTGATCGCAGATTCCGACCCCACCAAGGCCAAATCAGTTGTGGAAGCTGCTGCTCCCAATGTATTTCAGTCGAATGCTGACAACGCCGTGTTTCAGTATTTAACTTCGCCTCCCAATGTGAATCCTATCTGGACCAATCTGGTGCAAAGCAATCGGAATGACTTCGTGCCGGCTAAAACTCTTGTGGATACTATGAATTTCCTGAATGATCCCCGTCGCCCATTCTATTTTACTCTCGACCCAAACGGGCAATACTCAGGTGGAATACCTGGAAACGGAAATACCTACGCCAATTTCTCCCATACTTCCGATATGACCAAAGCTCCGGATTTTCCGAGTTTATGGCTTGACTATGCACAAGTAGAATTTGATTTGGCTGAAGCAGTGGAACGCGGTTTTAATGTCGGTGGTACAGCCCAGCTACATTACAACAATGCGATAACTGCATCTATTAAATATTGGGGAGGAAGTGATGCTGATGTGGCCGCCTATCTTGCCCAACAATCTGTGAACTATCTCACGGCTCCGGGTGACTGGAAGCATAAGATTGGTATTCAATCATGGATTGCTTTTTATCTGAGAGGATGGCAAGCCTGGACCCAGTGGCGTAAACTTGATTATCCAGCTTTGAAAAAAGCAAATAATGCATTAACAGATATTCCTGTGCGTTATACTTATCCTATCAACGAGCAAACATTGAACAAAACCAACTATGATGCTGCCTCTCAGGCCATTGGTGGAGATGCTGTCACAACCAAGCTCTTCTGGGATAAATACTGA
- a CDS encoding glycosyltransferase, translated as MQPLIVVSAERFFRGGTIKVVSLCLEELAAAAAGRCCIRALVYRKEDYPVLPGVEYMDFPKARTGWWRRLYYEYLLFPRLARRWKPVLWLSLQDSTPPVCSRFRAVYFHHPLLFARIPWRMWLNQPNLLMLKWLYQLVYLRNLQSNDWIFVQQHQLREQLLQRYTLKPDRVWVIPPVERSSRGRELQTLTQPDVFRFFFPAYPYAYKNHDVLFKAAHILAEQGIRRFEIVCTYAADENAYIRKLRKKYPADLPVRFTGYLQADALKECYLGAHALVFPSLCETWGLPLSEAAALGLPILAADLPYAKETLSGYPKVNWLPPLDADAWAKAMKALMEGDITSMPQAPDVKRQSAFELSWAQWLEQWLPLMQVER; from the coding sequence ATGCAGCCGCTGATCGTGGTTTCAGCAGAGCGATTCTTCAGGGGAGGGACGATAAAGGTAGTAAGCCTTTGCCTGGAGGAGCTGGCGGCTGCAGCGGCCGGCAGATGTTGTATCCGCGCACTGGTTTATCGGAAAGAAGATTATCCCGTATTGCCGGGTGTCGAATACATGGATTTTCCCAAGGCCCGCACAGGATGGTGGCGCAGGTTGTATTATGAATATCTGCTTTTTCCCCGCCTGGCCCGCCGCTGGAAACCCGTACTGTGGCTTTCCCTGCAGGATAGTACGCCGCCGGTGTGCAGCCGGTTCCGCGCCGTGTATTTCCATCATCCGCTCCTGTTTGCCCGCATTCCCTGGCGCATGTGGCTGAACCAGCCCAACTTGCTGATGCTGAAATGGCTCTATCAGCTGGTCTATCTGCGCAACCTTCAATCCAATGACTGGATCTTTGTCCAGCAACATCAGCTGCGGGAACAACTGCTGCAACGATATACCCTAAAGCCGGACCGGGTGTGGGTAATACCACCGGTAGAGAGATCATCCAGAGGTCGGGAGCTGCAAACACTCACCCAGCCTGATGTTTTCCGGTTTTTCTTCCCGGCTTATCCGTATGCGTACAAAAACCACGACGTGTTGTTTAAAGCTGCCCACATATTGGCAGAGCAAGGCATCCGGCGTTTTGAGATCGTATGTACCTATGCTGCCGATGAAAACGCTTATATCCGGAAATTGAGGAAGAAATATCCGGCTGATTTACCTGTCCGGTTTACAGGATATCTGCAGGCCGATGCGTTGAAGGAATGTTACCTGGGTGCCCATGCATTGGTATTTCCTTCCTTGTGTGAAACCTGGGGCTTGCCGCTCAGTGAGGCTGCAGCGTTGGGATTGCCCATCCTGGCGGCCGATTTGCCGTATGCAAAAGAAACCTTATCCGGTTATCCGAAAGTAAATTGGCTACCACCTTTGGATGCCGATGCCTGGGCAAAAGCCATGAAAGCCCTGATGGAGGGAGATATCACATCTATGCCACAGGCTCCGGATGTTAAAAGGCAATCGGCGTTTGAACTGAGCTGGGCTCAGTGGCTTGAGCAATGGCTTCCTCTGATGCAGGTTGAAAGATAA
- the rpsO gene encoding 30S ribosomal protein S15 → MSSYFTSEKKAELIKEYGGHEKNTGDVCAQIALLTYRIDHISEHLKQHKKDFSTTRGLMKLVGQRKRLLTYLSRTNLEAYRSLIDKLGLRK, encoded by the coding sequence ATGTCATCTTATTTTACGAGTGAAAAAAAGGCAGAGCTGATTAAAGAATACGGAGGCCATGAGAAAAATACGGGCGATGTATGTGCCCAGATTGCTCTGCTTACCTATCGGATTGATCATATTTCCGAACATTTGAAACAACACAAAAAAGATTTTTCCACCACCCGTGGCCTCATGAAACTGGTAGGGCAGCGCAAGCGGTTGCTGACGTATTTGTCGAGAACCAATCTGGAAGCCTACCGGTCGTTGATTGACAAGCTTGGCTTAAGAAAATAA
- a CDS encoding glycosyltransferase, protein MRILYLVTLDNIHDTGKIYKIRDRLNYWRRAGHLAQVWILSRDHEYAIRGLSEQEGVKVFNALPFHLRLSGRLSWVKKTERYIRQAVSLRQLSREIALFQPELIYYHQHIWLPGLAGLLHRHLSVMEVNVIDTEEVKFTPLLRRWIYRAGRKSLIRSVDGLVCVTPEIEARFKRYGKPSCVISNGIDLNRIPLKRPDPSGRAHLIFVGSSDIPSQGIDLVIRLARRLPQYVFHIVCPDLPVGKQQNIISHGALCDTQLKSLYMRMDIGIGTLALHRKHMQQACPLKVREYIAAGLPLILAYEDCDLPDDPHILRLPYGLQHLDDAWVSKIEAFVERNRLKRLSESIRQRVALERKEVMRLAFFEHLLNGYRTNHLSAFIFQPASEEAIAQATEPSSVQTPIAF, encoded by the coding sequence ATGCGCATTTTGTATCTGGTTACACTGGACAATATACATGATACCGGCAAAATTTACAAAATCCGTGATCGGTTGAATTATTGGCGCAGGGCCGGACACCTGGCGCAGGTATGGATTCTTTCGCGCGACCACGAATATGCGATCCGGGGCTTAAGCGAACAGGAAGGGGTAAAAGTGTTTAATGCGCTGCCCTTTCATTTGCGGCTTTCTGGCCGTTTGTCCTGGGTGAAAAAAACAGAGCGGTACATCCGGCAGGCTGTATCTCTGCGGCAACTCAGCCGGGAAATCGCATTGTTTCAGCCCGAATTGATTTATTATCATCAGCATATCTGGCTACCTGGCCTGGCTGGTTTGCTGCACCGGCATCTGTCGGTCATGGAAGTGAATGTCATTGATACCGAAGAGGTGAAATTCACGCCTCTGCTACGCAGGTGGATTTACCGGGCAGGCCGAAAAAGCCTGATTCGCTCCGTGGATGGCCTGGTATGCGTGACCCCCGAGATTGAAGCCAGATTCAAAAGATATGGCAAGCCCAGCTGTGTCATCAGCAATGGCATTGATCTGAACCGGATACCCCTGAAGCGGCCAGACCCGTCGGGAAGAGCCCATTTGATTTTTGTGGGTTCATCTGATATTCCTTCGCAAGGAATTGATCTGGTCATCCGTTTAGCCCGAAGACTTCCCCAGTACGTATTTCACATCGTTTGTCCCGATTTACCCGTAGGAAAACAACAAAACATCATCTCACACGGTGCCCTGTGCGACACACAGCTGAAAAGCTTATACATGCGCATGGATATCGGGATTGGTACATTGGCTTTGCATCGCAAACACATGCAACAGGCCTGTCCACTCAAGGTAAGGGAATATATCGCAGCAGGCCTGCCCTTGATACTGGCCTATGAAGATTGTGACCTGCCCGATGATCCGCATATTCTGCGACTTCCTTATGGGCTTCAGCATCTGGACGATGCATGGGTTTCAAAAATTGAAGCATTTGTCGAAAGAAACCGCCTGAAACGTCTGTCAGAGAGCATTCGCCAGCGGGTGGCTCTGGAAAGAAAAGAAGTGATGAGGCTGGCCTTTTTTGAACATTTGCTTAACGGCTACCGCACTAATCACCTGTCTGCATTTATCTTTCAACCTGCATCAGAGGAAGCCATTGCTCAAGCCACTGAGCCCAGCTCAGTTCAAACGCCGATTGCCTTTTAA